One segment of Desulfovulcanus ferrireducens DNA contains the following:
- a CDS encoding formate dehydrogenase accessory protein FdhE, translating to MDKDVQRELGRFERRMGMLKKKGTVPDDLLKLIDFIYKKQLNSFALLKDVLDKGLDFPQTEDVLKGKPMLPRQNFPYDFDATQKLFSELLGFLQEQEGHLGQAAEIVTQDISNGELDLSEAYAKYLTGDDHFFRLYGEKTPTAPRTLNFLIQASITPSLVKTGYSISLLLPADQVWNTGHCPVCGSLPLISELKDKQGFRYVTCSFCQTRYRVPRMSCVFCQEDKKEKLEYFQVSEEPGFRVDVCKSCKMYIKTVDFREMDKQSIPAVDDLESLPLDVLARKQGYTRPTLSAWGF from the coding sequence ATGGACAAAGATGTGCAAAGAGAGCTAGGCCGTTTTGAAAGACGTATGGGTATGCTCAAAAAGAAGGGAACAGTCCCTGACGATCTCTTAAAGTTAATTGATTTTATATATAAGAAACAGTTGAATTCTTTTGCCTTGCTTAAAGATGTCCTGGATAAAGGGCTGGACTTCCCTCAGACGGAAGATGTGTTAAAGGGAAAGCCAATGCTGCCCAGACAAAATTTTCCCTATGACTTCGATGCGACTCAGAAGCTTTTTTCTGAATTACTTGGTTTTTTGCAGGAACAAGAGGGGCATCTTGGTCAGGCAGCAGAAATTGTTACCCAGGATATAAGTAATGGAGAACTTGATTTGTCTGAAGCTTACGCCAAATATCTGACCGGAGACGATCACTTTTTTCGCTTATATGGGGAAAAAACTCCCACTGCTCCGAGAACTCTCAATTTTTTGATTCAGGCCAGCATAACCCCTAGCCTGGTTAAAACAGGTTATAGTATCAGCTTGCTTTTGCCGGCGGACCAAGTCTGGAATACCGGTCACTGTCCGGTGTGCGGTAGTTTGCCCCTAATTAGTGAGCTTAAGGATAAACAAGGTTTTCGCTACGTTACATGCTCTTTTTGCCAGACTAGGTATCGAGTTCCCAGAATGTCTTGTGTGTTCTGCCAGGAGGATAAAAAAGAGAAATTGGAGTATTTTCAGGTTAGTGAAGAGCCAGGATTTCGGGTAGATGTGTGCAAGTCCTGCAAAATGTACATCAAAACCGTTGATTTTAGAGAAATGGACAAGCAGTCTATTCCAGCTGTTGATGATCTGGAGTCTCTGCCCTTAGATGTTCTGGCCAGAAAACAAGGATACACCAGACCAACTCTTAGTGCTTGGGGGTTTTGA
- a CDS encoding formate dehydrogenase accessory sulfurtransferase FdhD — protein MSKILQLPCRQYKNGQWRQIDDLVSLEEKIHIHWPGQEVKTLWAYPEDLTSLVIGHCAIELCAPDERPELVKKEGCEFHLKPVPIEPDNDTELPKLSKALILENMARFMALDGKWEKTGCFHRAALYEPGKNDFVHYVEDIGRHNCLDRLKGWAVKNNKSMGSLILFVSARGTASLILKAVKAGLQAVVSRSALTSASIELALKKGLTLIGFARENRFSVFTDPKGLVI, from the coding sequence ATGAGTAAGATTTTACAATTACCCTGTAGACAGTATAAAAATGGTCAATGGCGACAAATCGATGATCTTGTTAGCCTCGAAGAAAAGATACATATTCATTGGCCAGGTCAGGAGGTTAAAACACTGTGGGCCTATCCAGAGGATTTAACTTCGTTGGTTATTGGCCATTGTGCCATAGAACTATGTGCACCTGATGAGCGGCCAGAGCTAGTCAAAAAGGAAGGGTGCGAATTTCATTTGAAGCCAGTACCAATTGAGCCTGACAATGATACGGAACTTCCGAAGCTTTCTAAGGCATTAATTTTGGAGAATATGGCCCGGTTTATGGCTTTGGATGGTAAGTGGGAGAAAACAGGCTGCTTTCATCGCGCAGCTTTATATGAGCCCGGGAAGAATGATTTTGTGCACTACGTGGAAGACATTGGTCGGCATAATTGTCTTGATCGATTAAAAGGGTGGGCCGTAAAGAATAATAAATCTATGGGCAGCTTAATCCTTTTTGTCTCAGCCAGGGGAACTGCTTCACTTATACTTAAGGCTGTTAAGGCCGGATTGCAGGCTGTGGTTTCCAGGTCTGCCTTGACGTCTGCCAGTATTGAATTGGCCTTAAAGAAAGGTCTAACCTTGATCGGTTTTGCTAGAGAGAACAGGTTTTCAGTTTTTACAGATCCCAAAGGTCTTGTAATTTAA
- a CDS encoding molybdenum cofactor guanylyltransferase, giving the protein MNTICGVVLAGGKSSRLGQDKAKLRFKGQDLLQRSVALVQEFCPVTYVVGRDAREHELNVPWMLDDIPGIGPMGGILTALKRLKRPCLVLSCDLPLLSRDILARLIEVRNRIGYQKLMTTYLQGETGFIEALVAIYEYKCVEFLQRSFKRGCYKLSQAIESENRHHIPYSEAERKYFLNINYPRDIQLLKVLDSKG; this is encoded by the coding sequence TTGAATACGATTTGCGGAGTGGTCTTGGCTGGGGGAAAAAGTTCCCGTCTTGGACAGGACAAGGCCAAGTTGCGTTTTAAGGGCCAGGACTTGTTGCAAAGAAGTGTTGCTTTGGTTCAGGAGTTTTGTCCTGTAACTTATGTAGTTGGCAGGGATGCCAGGGAGCATGAATTGAATGTGCCCTGGATGTTGGATGATATTCCAGGCATAGGCCCAATGGGTGGAATTTTGACTGCACTTAAAAGGCTCAAGCGGCCATGCCTGGTTCTTTCTTGCGACTTGCCACTTTTATCCAGAGATATACTGGCGAGACTTATTGAAGTCAGGAATAGAATTGGATACCAAAAGTTAATGACCACTTACTTACAGGGAGAAACAGGTTTTATTGAGGCCTTGGTAGCCATCTATGAATATAAATGCGTAGAATTTTTGCAAAGGTCTTTTAAACGAGGTTGTTATAAACTCAGTCAAGCCATTGAATCAGAGAATCGTCACCATATCCCTTACAGTGAGGCAGAGAGAAAATATTTCTTAAATATAAATTATCCCCGGGATATTCAGTTGTTGAAAGTGTTGGATAGTAAAGGATAA
- a CDS encoding lytic transglycosylase domain-containing protein has protein sequence MKLNLIFVAWIFFVLVGLENLDAGAIYYFCDENGVFHFTDLPSSDLYRPFIIFSDKKNDQTKINEMIKVYSKRYGLDYDLVRAVVQVESAYKPEVESRAGAQGLMQIMPQTQEELGLKYPFDPASNLEAGVRYLRSLIDRFGDVRLALAAYNAGPSKVEKYNGIPPYAETKRYVQKVLNIYSKFKRKR, from the coding sequence ATGAAGTTAAATTTAATATTCGTGGCTTGGATATTTTTCGTTCTTGTTGGCTTGGAGAATTTGGACGCAGGAGCCATCTATTATTTTTGTGATGAAAATGGTGTTTTTCACTTTACCGATTTGCCCTCTTCTGACTTATATCGGCCTTTTATTATTTTCAGCGACAAAAAGAATGACCAGACAAAAATCAATGAGATGATTAAGGTTTACAGTAAGCGCTATGGTCTGGATTATGATTTGGTGCGGGCAGTGGTCCAGGTGGAATCAGCTTATAAGCCAGAAGTCGAGTCCAGGGCCGGAGCGCAAGGGTTGATGCAGATTATGCCTCAGACCCAGGAGGAACTAGGGCTCAAATATCCCTTTGACCCCGCTTCCAATCTTGAAGCCGGGGTTCGCTATCTGCGGAGTCTAATTGACCGGTTTGGGGATGTCAGATTGGCCTTGGCGGCTTACAATGCTGGGCCGTCTAAAGTTGAAAAGTATAATGGTATTCCACCTTATGCAGAAACAAAACGATATGTACAGAAAGTGTTAAATATTTATTCGAAATTTAAAAGAAAAAGATAG
- the pgsA gene encoding CDP-diacylglycerol--glycerol-3-phosphate 3-phosphatidyltransferase: MFNLANNLTFLRIACIPLLVLLLYFPSKISCLIAMFIFIGASLTDLVDGIIARRYNLVTNMGKFLDPLADKLLVASALIMLVKLGWVEAWISITIVSREILVTGLRAIAADQGLVIAADKYGKLKTIVQTVALCPLILHYKWWGFDPNLLGQVLIYLALILTLFSGVNYLRNFYRKVLTN; encoded by the coding sequence ATGTTTAATCTGGCAAACAATTTAACTTTTTTGCGTATAGCCTGTATCCCACTTTTAGTCCTGCTTTTATATTTTCCAAGCAAAATATCCTGTCTGATAGCCATGTTTATTTTTATTGGTGCTTCTTTAACTGACTTGGTAGATGGTATTATCGCTCGCAGGTATAATTTAGTAACCAATATGGGAAAATTTTTAGATCCACTGGCCGATAAACTGCTGGTGGCATCGGCTTTGATTATGCTTGTAAAGCTGGGATGGGTTGAGGCCTGGATAAGTATAACTATTGTTAGCCGGGAGATACTGGTTACAGGCCTGAGGGCTATTGCTGCTGACCAAGGACTAGTGATTGCTGCAGATAAATACGGTAAGTTAAAGACCATTGTTCAGACAGTGGCTTTGTGTCCGCTGATTCTACACTATAAATGGTGGGGATTTGATCCTAACCTCCTGGGACAGGTCCTCATCTACCTGGCTTTGATTTTGACTTTGTTCTCAGGTGTCAACTATTTACGCAATTTTTATAGGAAGGTTTTAACTAATTAA
- a CDS encoding type IV pilus twitching motility protein PilT, giving the protein MAQIDAFFKMMHELGASDLHLSSGSQPIIRLHGDLQRVKYKELEHNELKKLLYEITPESKIKIFEESGDVDFSYEVPNLARYRANFFLQRRGIAAVFREIPQKILTIDDLGLPPILKNLAMLPKGLVLVTGPTGSGKSTTLAAIIDYANRMRKDHILTIEDPIEFVHEPINCLINQREVGRDTLSFQAALRGALREDPDIILVGEMRDLETIKLALEAAETGHLVFGTLHTISASKTIDRIIEVFPAEMQGQIRSGLADSLRAIIAQNLFKRIDKPGRVAALEILIATPAVRNLIRENKIFQINSVIETGKKFGMQALDDAIMQLLQQNIISPEAAYNKAVNKSKFRQFLSEPPQDFTEV; this is encoded by the coding sequence ATGGCCCAAATAGATGCTTTTTTTAAAATGATGCATGAGTTGGGAGCATCAGATCTGCATTTATCTTCAGGTTCCCAACCGATTATTCGTTTGCACGGCGATTTGCAACGGGTCAAATACAAGGAGTTGGAGCACAATGAGCTAAAAAAATTGCTTTACGAGATTACTCCTGAGAGCAAGATCAAAATTTTTGAAGAAAGCGGGGACGTTGATTTTTCCTATGAAGTTCCGAATTTGGCGAGGTACAGAGCAAATTTTTTCTTGCAACGTCGTGGCATTGCTGCTGTTTTTAGAGAGATTCCGCAGAAGATTTTGACCATAGACGATCTTGGGCTACCCCCTATTTTAAAAAATCTGGCCATGTTGCCAAAAGGTCTGGTTTTGGTCACTGGACCTACCGGCAGTGGTAAGTCAACGACTCTTGCGGCCATAATCGATTATGCCAACAGGATGCGCAAAGATCATATTCTAACCATTGAGGATCCCATTGAATTTGTCCACGAGCCTATAAATTGTCTGATTAACCAGAGAGAGGTGGGGCGAGATACCTTGAGTTTTCAGGCAGCACTGCGCGGGGCCTTGCGCGAAGATCCAGACATTATTCTGGTCGGTGAGATGCGGGACCTCGAAACGATTAAATTAGCTTTGGAGGCAGCGGAAACAGGTCATCTGGTTTTTGGCACTTTGCATACTATTTCTGCGTCCAAAACCATTGACCGGATTATTGAGGTTTTTCCAGCGGAAATGCAGGGTCAGATCCGGTCCGGCCTGGCGGATTCTTTGCGGGCCATCATTGCTCAAAACTTGTTTAAGCGAATTGATAAGCCTGGTCGGGTGGCAGCCTTAGAAATCCTTATTGCCACACCCGCTGTGCGCAACCTGATCAGGGAGAATAAGATTTTTCAAATTAATTCTGTTATTGAAACTGGTAAGAAGTTTGGCATGCAGGCCCTTGATGATGCTATTATGCAGCTTTTGCAGCAGAACATTATTTCACCTGAGGCTGCGTACAACAAGGCAGTGAATAAATCCAAATTCAGGCAATTTTTATCAGAGCCGCCGCAAGATTTTACCGAGGTATAA
- a CDS encoding type IV pilus twitching motility protein PilT, whose product MLRSQMDHIVGQILDQAPDTSDIIFTVGKPIQAEVHGELQDIKINPPLGRLVPFQVEAMAMAMMGRNLRLYKDQLQTGSCDLSYELPGRARFRVNVFGQKGSLAIVMRKLSMQVPTLEQLNLPEIFKEIAREKYGLILVTGGTGTGKSTSLAALIDRINSQFRKHIITLEDPIEFVHVHKKGVVNQRELGIDFDTFASGLRAALRQAPKVILVGEIRDRETMAIALEAAETGHLVLGTLHTSDAGQTINRIIGMFELSEERLIRARLVESLKYVISQRLMPKIGGGRVAAFEILRKNLRIRELILKGESEDKTFYNVISEGGTYGMVTFDQYLSNLFEQGVITEEIAMLNASDRSRLKQMIDKIKARRGEKITDIEGLELDLDYGRDF is encoded by the coding sequence ATGCTTCGTTCACAAATGGATCACATAGTGGGGCAGATCTTGGATCAGGCCCCGGATACATCTGATATAATTTTTACTGTGGGAAAGCCTATCCAGGCCGAGGTGCATGGTGAATTGCAGGATATAAAAATAAATCCGCCTTTGGGCCGGTTAGTACCCTTTCAAGTAGAGGCCATGGCTATGGCCATGATGGGCCGAAATTTGCGTCTATACAAGGATCAATTGCAAACAGGATCCTGTGATCTCTCTTATGAACTACCCGGACGGGCCAGATTCAGGGTGAATGTGTTCGGGCAAAAAGGGTCTCTGGCCATTGTTATGCGCAAATTGTCTATGCAAGTGCCAACTCTGGAACAACTTAACCTCCCTGAGATTTTTAAGGAAATAGCCAGAGAAAAGTATGGTCTTATCCTGGTCACAGGTGGTACCGGAACAGGTAAGTCTACATCTCTGGCCGCGCTCATAGATCGTATCAATTCCCAATTTAGAAAGCATATTATCACACTGGAAGATCCTATTGAATTTGTACATGTACACAAAAAAGGTGTGGTCAATCAAAGGGAACTCGGTATTGACTTTGATACCTTTGCCTCAGGACTTAGAGCTGCTCTTAGACAGGCGCCTAAAGTAATTTTGGTGGGCGAGATAAGAGACCGGGAGACCATGGCAATAGCTCTTGAAGCAGCAGAAACAGGACATCTTGTCCTGGGTACTTTACACACAAGTGATGCCGGTCAGACCATTAACCGTATCATCGGTATGTTTGAATTATCTGAAGAGAGATTGATCAGGGCCCGGCTGGTTGAGAGTTTGAAATATGTTATCTCTCAACGTCTTATGCCCAAGATTGGAGGCGGCCGAGTGGCAGCATTTGAAATTTTGCGCAAAAATTTACGTATTAGAGAATTGATTTTAAAAGGAGAATCCGAAGACAAGACATTTTATAACGTTATTTCCGAGGGTGGTACCTATGGCATGGTCACTTTTGACCAGTATCTAAGCAACTTATTTGAGCAAGGAGTTATCACCGAGGAAATTGCTATGCTTAATGCTTCGGACAGGTCACGTTTGAAACAAATGATCGATAAGATTAAGGCCAGGCGCGGGGAAAAGATTACAGATATTGAGGGGCTTGAATTGGATCTGGATTATGGCCGTGACTTTTAA